A genomic window from Anaerolineae bacterium includes:
- a CDS encoding uracil-DNA glycosylase, with amino-acid sequence MTNGLELNIVVEEVKNYLCFLAETGCAGFDCKKESLETIEYWGKDRSFTPETLEKIRADIGDCRRCKLSNSRKNIVFGAGSPKARLVFVGEGPGFEEDKTGMPFVGAAGKLLTKIIQAIKLTREQVYICNVIKCRPPGNRNPDPDEIKACFPFLERQIATLKPDFICALGTFAAQILLETKEPISKLRGRFHDYKGIKLLPTYHPAYLLRNPDKKRDVWEDMKKLINEIGE; translated from the coding sequence AATTAAATATTGTTGTTGAAGAGGTGAAAAACTATCTTTGTTTTCTGGCTGAAACCGGGTGCGCCGGTTTTGACTGTAAAAAGGAAAGTCTTGAGACCATTGAATACTGGGGAAAAGACAGGTCGTTTACACCGGAAACCCTGGAGAAAATACGCGCTGATATCGGAGACTGTCGCCGCTGCAAACTATCAAACAGCCGTAAAAATATTGTCTTTGGAGCGGGGAGCCCAAAAGCAAGGCTTGTATTTGTAGGCGAAGGACCGGGCTTTGAGGAGGATAAAACCGGCATGCCGTTTGTTGGGGCGGCAGGCAAGCTTCTTACCAAAATAATTCAGGCCATTAAACTTACACGTGAGCAGGTATATATTTGCAATGTTATAAAATGCCGTCCTCCGGGCAACAGAAATCCTGATCCTGATGAAATTAAGGCCTGTTTTCCTTTTTTAGAGCGCCAGATCGCTACTCTAAAGCCGGATTTCATATGCGCTCTCGGGACTTTTGCTGCACAGATCCTCCTTGAAACAAAAGAACCTATTTCGAAGCTCAGAGGGCGTTTCCATGATTACAAGGGGATTAAGCTTTTGCCTACATATCATCCCGCATATCTTCTTCGCAACCCGGATAAAAAAAGGGATGTCTGGGAGGATATGAAGAAGCTGATCAATGAAATAGGGGAATAA